In Microbacterium sp. AB, a single genomic region encodes these proteins:
- a CDS encoding metal-dependent transcriptional regulator, which produces MTDLIDTTEMYLRTILDLEEEEIVPLRARISERLGHSGPTVSQTIARMERDGLVVVAEDRRLQLTDDGRGKAVDVMRKHRLAERLLSDVIGLDWAYVHEEACRWEHVMSEQVERRLVELLGYPTESPYGNPIPGLDQLGEFTTERVDGGVVGLVRLLDETGGPVGGTVRRLAESAQVDPELLQQLRDAGVIPGARGDFRYSEGYVLVQIEGAEDALELPVEIASHIFLVDERA; this is translated from the coding sequence ATGACCGACCTGATCGACACCACGGAGATGTACCTCCGCACCATCCTCGATCTCGAGGAGGAGGAGATCGTCCCCCTGCGTGCTCGCATCTCGGAGCGGCTCGGGCACTCGGGGCCGACGGTCTCGCAGACGATCGCCCGGATGGAGCGCGACGGACTCGTCGTCGTCGCGGAGGACCGGCGCCTGCAGCTCACCGACGACGGGCGTGGCAAGGCGGTCGACGTGATGCGCAAGCACCGTCTCGCCGAGCGGCTCCTCTCCGACGTCATCGGCCTCGACTGGGCGTACGTCCACGAGGAGGCGTGCCGCTGGGAGCACGTCATGAGCGAGCAGGTCGAGCGCCGGCTCGTCGAGCTCCTCGGGTACCCCACGGAGTCGCCGTACGGCAACCCCATCCCGGGCCTCGATCAGCTGGGGGAGTTCACGACCGAGCGCGTCGACGGGGGCGTCGTCGGTCTCGTGCGCCTTCTCGACGAGACCGGCGGGCCGGTGGGCGGGACCGTGCGCCGGCTCGCGGAATCGGCTCAGGTGGACCCCGAGCTGCTGCAGCAGCTCCGCGATGCGGGAGTGATCCCGGGCGCGCGGGGAGACTTCCGGTACAGCGAGGGCTACGTGCTCGTGCAGATCGAGGGCGCGGAGGACGCCCTGGAGCTGCCGGTCGAGATCGCCTCGCACATCTTCCTCGTCGACGAGCGCGCCTGA
- a CDS encoding M23 family metallopeptidase produces MAENASSAGTPDADQTQAAHAVQTTRPRSVVQMSRRDVRRIERATRRAGAQKIKPLRAAGTVVAVFALLAGVAIPAYAATQPAPETVSLQDAAEDEAQSISVDAAVEAAPLGGAVYSATTPEEIAEAKAAAAAAAAAAAAAERAQEQEELLAQQQEEDSSQPAETQDYEVPVAVNGLVNPLPAGTYSLGQGTEAAYRGHEGQDMLAPQDTPIYAVADGTVTSAGWLGGYGNGVYIEHVIDGVAVQTRYGHMVSTPVVSPGDVVTAGQIIGYVGTTGRSTANHLHIEVRVNGAVVDPRTYLPI; encoded by the coding sequence TTGGCCGAAAACGCATCGTCCGCCGGCACCCCCGACGCCGACCAGACGCAAGCTGCTCACGCCGTGCAGACCACCCGCCCCCGATCCGTCGTCCAGATGTCGCGCAGAGACGTGCGTCGCATCGAGCGCGCGACCCGGAGAGCCGGCGCGCAGAAGATCAAGCCGCTGCGCGCGGCCGGGACGGTCGTGGCCGTCTTCGCGTTGCTCGCCGGCGTGGCGATCCCCGCCTACGCCGCCACGCAGCCCGCTCCCGAGACCGTCTCGTTGCAGGACGCTGCCGAGGACGAGGCGCAGTCGATCTCCGTCGACGCGGCGGTCGAGGCCGCCCCGCTCGGCGGCGCCGTCTACTCCGCCACCACGCCGGAGGAGATCGCGGAGGCCAAGGCCGCCGCGGCGGCCGCGGCGGCTGCTGCGGCCGCAGCGGAGCGCGCTCAGGAGCAGGAGGAGCTTCTCGCTCAGCAGCAGGAGGAGGACTCCTCGCAGCCGGCGGAGACCCAGGACTACGAGGTCCCCGTCGCCGTGAACGGGCTCGTCAACCCGCTGCCCGCAGGCACCTACTCGCTGGGCCAGGGCACGGAGGCCGCTTACCGCGGCCACGAGGGCCAGGACATGCTCGCGCCGCAGGACACGCCGATCTACGCCGTGGCCGACGGGACGGTCACGTCGGCCGGCTGGCTCGGCGGCTACGGCAACGGCGTCTACATCGAGCACGTGATCGACGGGGTCGCCGTGCAGACCCGGTACGGTCACATGGTGTCCACGCCGGTCGTGAGCCCCGGCGACGTCGTGACCGCGGGGCAGATCATCGGCTACGTCGGGACGACGGGCCGCTCGACCGCGAACCATCTGCATATCGAGGTCCGGGTCAACGGCGCGGTCGTGGACCCGAGGACGTACCTCCCGATCTGA
- a CDS encoding HNH endonuclease gives MRTLVLNAGYEPLAVVSFKRALVLVMNEKATIVERVEGEPVWGTRAVYDRPAVIVLTRYVRVPSARRSPVTRRGVLRRDGFRCGYCGSSATTIDHVLPRSRGGKDSWENLVACCLRCNNVKSDRTPQEMGWKLRIAPSAPRGGTWTVRGAERTDPKWERYLPIAA, from the coding sequence ATGCGAACGCTGGTGCTGAACGCGGGATATGAGCCCCTCGCCGTCGTCTCCTTCAAGCGGGCCCTCGTGCTCGTGATGAACGAGAAGGCGACGATCGTCGAGCGTGTGGAGGGCGAGCCCGTCTGGGGCACGCGCGCGGTCTACGACAGGCCCGCCGTCATCGTCCTCACACGCTATGTGCGGGTGCCGTCCGCGCGCCGGAGCCCCGTGACGCGTCGCGGCGTCCTCCGTCGCGACGGCTTCCGGTGCGGCTACTGCGGCTCCTCCGCGACGACCATCGACCACGTCCTGCCGCGTTCGCGCGGGGGCAAGGACTCCTGGGAGAACCTGGTCGCCTGCTGCCTGCGCTGCAACAACGTCAAGAGCGACCGCACTCCGCAGGAGATGGGGTGGAAGCTCCGGATCGCGCCCTCGGCGCCGCGCGGCGGCACCTGGACGGTGCGGGGAGCGGAGCGGACCGATCCGAAGTGGGAGCGCTACCTGCCGATCGCGGCGTGA
- a CDS encoding Fe-S cluster assembly protein HesB: MLTLTENAQTAVRSIVDQSQTPATAGLRIDGTSASSEGYTLTLAPEPQVEDAVVEAGPARVFLPQESAVELDDKVLDAEVTPDGVRFALAVQA, translated from the coding sequence ATGCTCACACTGACTGAGAACGCACAGACCGCCGTCCGCTCCATCGTGGACCAGTCGCAGACCCCCGCCACGGCGGGTCTCCGCATCGACGGGACGAGCGCGTCCTCCGAGGGATACACCCTGACGCTCGCACCGGAGCCGCAGGTCGAGGACGCCGTCGTCGAGGCCGGTCCGGCCCGCGTCTTCCTGCCGCAGGAGTCGGCCGTCGAGCTGGACGACAAGGTGCTCGACGCCGAGGTCACCCCCGACGGAGTGCGGTTCGCGCTCGCCGTCCAGGCCTGA
- a CDS encoding histone-like nucleoid-structuring protein Lsr2 has translation MARKIIHQLVDDLDNTTLEPGEGETVLFSLDGKSYEIDLTAKNAAALRATLERYISAGRRVSSSAASGGARTSSARRRSGQTDYGPVRAWAKENGYKVSERGRIPATVLEAYQAAN, from the coding sequence ATGGCCCGAAAAATCATTCACCAGCTCGTCGACGACCTCGACAACACCACTCTCGAGCCCGGAGAAGGAGAGACCGTGCTGTTCTCCCTCGACGGAAAGAGCTACGAGATCGACCTGACGGCGAAGAACGCCGCCGCCCTGCGCGCAACCCTCGAGCGCTACATCTCCGCAGGACGTCGCGTCAGCTCGTCGGCCGCCTCCGGCGGAGCGCGCACGAGCAGCGCCCGCCGTCGCAGCGGTCAGACCGACTACGGCCCCGTCCGCGCCTGGGCGAAGGAGAACGGCTACAAGGTGTCGGAGCGCGGACGCATCCCCGCCACCGTCCTCGAGGCGTATCAGGCGGCGAACTGA
- a CDS encoding LuxR C-terminal-related transcriptional regulator — MQATTQTRPGDEQRLIARAVDDLARRTRFPVAFGGLFRGGRVTMTAFHGTRTTALEGLAVKPERGLGGRAFTELRPRMANDYRTAQQITHDYDRYILGEGIGTLLAVPVVVDGAARGVLYGASWGQWGIGGVAATPAVQVAEELAAGLRARDEQDRERETIRQEDVSPALTPAHQEELRESYAELRRIAASVDDAAIRSRLEDVERRLAVLSGISHADSGGATTTDVRLSPRETDVLACAALGATNAEIAAQLGLREGTVKAYLGAAMSKLDASTRLAAVAKARRAGILP; from the coding sequence GTGCAGGCAACGACGCAGACGCGACCCGGCGATGAGCAGCGGCTCATCGCCCGTGCCGTGGACGACCTCGCCCGCCGGACGCGTTTCCCCGTCGCCTTCGGGGGGCTCTTCCGGGGCGGACGTGTCACGATGACGGCGTTCCACGGGACGCGCACCACCGCGCTGGAGGGTCTCGCCGTGAAACCGGAGCGCGGGCTCGGCGGCCGGGCCTTCACGGAGCTGCGTCCACGGATGGCCAACGACTACCGGACGGCACAGCAGATCACCCACGACTACGACCGCTACATCCTCGGCGAGGGCATCGGCACGCTGCTGGCGGTTCCCGTCGTCGTCGACGGCGCTGCACGGGGCGTCCTCTACGGCGCCTCGTGGGGGCAGTGGGGCATCGGCGGCGTCGCCGCCACGCCCGCCGTGCAGGTGGCGGAGGAGCTCGCGGCCGGTCTGCGCGCGCGCGACGAGCAGGACCGCGAGCGCGAGACGATCCGGCAGGAGGACGTCTCCCCCGCCTTGACGCCCGCGCATCAGGAGGAGTTGCGCGAGAGCTACGCCGAATTGCGCAGAATAGCCGCTTCCGTCGACGACGCGGCCATCCGGTCACGACTCGAGGACGTCGAACGCAGGCTCGCCGTTCTGTCCGGAATATCGCACGCCGATTCCGGCGGAGCGACGACGACGGATGTGCGTCTCTCCCCTCGGGAGACCGATGTCCTCGCCTGCGCGGCCCTCGGGGCGACCAATGCGGAGATTGCCGCACAGCTGGGTCTCAGGGAAGGGACCGTGAAGGCGTATCTCGGAGCGGCGATGTCGAAGCTCGACGCGTCGACGAGGCTCGCGGCGGTCGCCAAAGCACGACGCGCGGGAATTCTCCCCTGA
- a CDS encoding DUF485 domain-containing protein produces the protein MTDSPGGVAPAAIDYVAVEESPRFRELKRTQRSFVFPLAVFFLVWYFVYVVLAGFFPEFMGQRVWGDITLGLLLGLGQFVTTFAITMGYVAFANRRLDPISAEIREQLEQEAGA, from the coding sequence ATGACTGATTCTCCTGGTGGCGTCGCTCCGGCGGCGATCGACTATGTCGCGGTGGAGGAATCGCCGCGCTTCCGAGAGCTGAAGCGCACGCAGCGGAGTTTCGTCTTCCCGCTCGCCGTGTTCTTCCTCGTCTGGTACTTCGTCTACGTGGTGCTCGCGGGCTTCTTCCCCGAATTCATGGGACAGCGCGTATGGGGCGATATCACCCTCGGCCTGCTTCTGGGGCTGGGCCAGTTCGTGACGACGTTCGCGATCACGATGGGATATGTCGCTTTCGCGAACCGCAGGCTCGATCCGATCTCCGCGGAGATCCGCGAGCAGCTCGAGCAGGAGGCGGGAGCATGA
- a CDS encoding solute symporter family protein, with the protein MSGRMASLTAGIEAAAVPENNPVLNISVFGAFVAVTLFIVIRASRNNTSAADFYAAGRSFSGPQNGFAIAGDYLSAASFLGIVGAIALNGYDGFLYSIGFLVAWLVALLLVAELMRNTGKFTMADVLSFRLRQRPVRMAAAITTLAVCFFYLLAQMAGAGGLVSLLLGVGDRLGQSLVIAVVGVLMVLYVLIGGMKGTTWVQIIKAFLLIGGAIAMAVWVLAQHGFDFNGLLEAAVANSESGDAILAPGLQYGALPLDFLSLGMALVLGTAGLPHVLMRFYTVPTAKEARRSVVWAIWLIGLFYLLTLVLGYGAGALVGADRIAAAPGGVNSAAPLLAQALGGPVLMGFISAVAFATILAVVAGLTITAATSFAHDIYANVIKKGKGEGDGEVRVARITVLVIGALAIVGGIGVQGQNVAFLVALAFAIAASANLPTILYSLFWRNFTTRGAVWSMYGGLATALVLIVLSPVFSGTETSVFPGADFAVWPLSNPGIVSIPVGFALGWLGSVTSRAKEDPRLAAEMEVRSLTGFGAEKAVEH; encoded by the coding sequence ATGAGCGGGCGGATGGCGTCGCTCACGGCGGGCATCGAGGCCGCAGCGGTGCCCGAGAACAATCCCGTGCTCAACATCTCGGTGTTCGGCGCGTTCGTGGCCGTGACGCTCTTCATCGTCATCCGGGCGAGCCGCAACAATACCTCGGCCGCGGACTTCTACGCCGCCGGACGCTCGTTCAGCGGCCCGCAGAACGGGTTCGCCATCGCGGGCGACTACCTGTCGGCGGCGTCGTTCCTCGGCATCGTCGGGGCGATCGCCCTCAACGGCTACGACGGATTCCTCTACTCGATCGGCTTCCTCGTGGCCTGGCTCGTCGCGCTGCTGCTCGTGGCGGAGCTCATGCGCAACACCGGCAAGTTCACGATGGCCGACGTGCTGTCGTTCCGGCTGAGACAGCGCCCCGTGCGGATGGCCGCGGCGATCACGACGCTCGCCGTGTGCTTCTTCTACCTGCTCGCCCAGATGGCGGGCGCCGGCGGGCTCGTCTCGCTGCTGCTGGGCGTGGGCGACCGTCTCGGCCAGTCGCTCGTCATCGCCGTGGTCGGCGTGCTCATGGTGCTCTACGTCCTCATCGGCGGGATGAAGGGCACGACGTGGGTGCAGATCATCAAGGCCTTCCTGCTGATCGGCGGCGCCATCGCCATGGCCGTCTGGGTGCTCGCGCAGCACGGCTTCGACTTCAACGGGCTGCTCGAGGCGGCCGTGGCGAACTCGGAGTCGGGCGACGCCATCCTCGCGCCCGGGCTGCAGTACGGCGCCCTGCCGCTCGACTTCCTGTCGCTCGGCATGGCGCTCGTGCTCGGCACGGCGGGCCTGCCCCACGTGCTCATGCGCTTCTACACCGTGCCGACGGCGAAGGAGGCCCGGCGCTCGGTGGTGTGGGCGATCTGGCTCATCGGGCTCTTCTACCTGCTGACGCTCGTCCTCGGATACGGCGCCGGCGCGCTCGTCGGAGCCGACCGGATCGCGGCGGCACCCGGCGGCGTGAACTCGGCCGCGCCGCTGCTCGCTCAGGCGCTCGGCGGGCCCGTGCTCATGGGCTTCATCTCCGCGGTGGCGTTCGCGACGATCCTCGCCGTGGTCGCCGGCCTCACGATCACGGCGGCGACGTCCTTCGCGCACGACATCTACGCCAACGTCATCAAGAAGGGCAAGGGCGAAGGCGACGGCGAGGTCCGGGTCGCCCGTATCACGGTGCTCGTCATCGGGGCGCTGGCGATCGTGGGCGGCATCGGCGTGCAGGGCCAGAACGTCGCGTTCCTCGTCGCCCTCGCGTTCGCGATCGCGGCGTCCGCGAACCTGCCCACCATCCTGTACTCGCTCTTCTGGCGGAACTTCACCACGCGCGGTGCCGTGTGGAGCATGTACGGCGGCCTTGCGACGGCGCTCGTCCTCATCGTCCTGTCGCCCGTGTTCTCCGGCACGGAGACGAGCGTCTTCCCCGGTGCGGACTTCGCGGTGTGGCCGCTGAGCAATCCGGGGATCGTCTCGATCCCCGTCGGGTTCGCGCTCGGATGGCTCGGGTCGGTCACCTCGCGCGCGAAGGAGGATCCGCGCCTCGCGGCCGAGATGGAGGTGCGCTCGCTCACCGGGTTCGGCGCGGAGAAGGCCGTCGAACACTGA